A region of Alphaproteobacteria bacterium DNA encodes the following proteins:
- a CDS encoding DUF4328 domain-containing protein — MSNNKEIVVKSYFPKWASFTKTLTYLFIACFFLEVITLISDFMELNVLNQLRDGLFETEEIATQASEASDDRQGIIALFYLPIYFLSLVLFFVYVYRSNHNSRYLGAKDLRQSPAWAVIWAFIPIMNIWKFYQAIKEIWQSSIDPLNWRQVEIPSLLPVWWIVYLVSNSIAMRSFLYSLRQETVENLIISTKLSIATEIIELPLLLMSIILIRKITKAQVESYQKLQLS, encoded by the coding sequence ATGAGCAATAATAAAGAAATCGTGGTAAAGAGTTATTTTCCAAAATGGGCATCCTTCACAAAAACGCTTACCTATCTGTTTATTGCGTGTTTTTTCCTAGAAGTAATAACCCTCATTTCCGATTTCATGGAATTGAACGTCTTGAATCAGTTACGAGATGGATTATTTGAAACTGAAGAAATTGCAACACAAGCATCCGAGGCAAGTGATGATCGTCAGGGGATTATTGCCCTTTTCTACTTGCCGATATATTTTCTGTCTCTTGTCCTATTCTTCGTGTACGTTTACAGGTCAAACCACAATAGCCGCTATCTTGGGGCGAAGGACCTGAGACAATCTCCAGCTTGGGCCGTCATTTGGGCATTTATTCCGATCATGAACATATGGAAGTTTTATCAGGCCATAAAAGAAATTTGGCAATCGAGCATTGACCCTTTAAACTGGAGGCAAGTAGAAATCCCTTCTCTCCTTCCTGTGTGGTGGATTGTGTACTTGGTTTCAAACTCAATCGCCATGCGATCCTTCCTCTATTCCCTTCGGCAAGAAACCGTTGAAAATTTAATCATTTCAACGAAATTGTCGATTGCAACGGAGATCATTGAGCTTCCCCTCCTCCTCATGAGCATCATACTGATCCGAAAGATTACGAAAGCTCAAGTTGAGAGCTATCAAAAGCTGCAATTGAGCTGA
- a CDS encoding potassium-transporting ATPase subunit C, giving the protein MKRQLKISFWFTFYATACLGVVYPMVVTGAGLVIPSTTQVKLLEHPIQTDEFFHGRPSMSGGPYSGASNLSLTNPELWKQVERRLKEHSKYMLKGMHVPRDLLFASGSGYDPDISLPAALHQLPGIDKARPMNMQYLSELVDQHVQPRLLGFIGTTEINVIKLNESLEKRCHVAAAHNETGQFRIKTKSKS; this is encoded by the coding sequence ATGAAAAGACAACTTAAAATTAGCTTTTGGTTCACCTTTTACGCCACAGCTTGCCTTGGAGTTGTCTATCCCATGGTGGTGACTGGGGCTGGTCTCGTCATACCTTCAACGACTCAGGTAAAGCTCCTTGAACACCCAATACAAACTGACGAATTCTTTCACGGGCGACCCTCCATGAGCGGTGGACCCTACTCGGGAGCCTCAAACTTGAGCCTAACTAACCCTGAGCTTTGGAAGCAAGTCGAACGCCGCTTGAAAGAGCATTCTAAATATATGCTCAAAGGAATGCACGTGCCTCGCGACCTTCTCTTTGCCTCTGGCAGTGGATATGATCCTGACATCTCCCTTCCTGCAGCCTTGCATCAGCTCCCAGGTATCGACAAAGCACGTCCTATGAACATGCAGTACCTGAGTGAACTTGTGGATCAACATGTCCAACCAAGACTTCTTGGATTCATTGGAACGACGGAGATTAATGTTATTAAGTTAAATGAGAGTCTTGAGAAGAGATGTCACGTTGCTGCAGCTCATAATGAGACCGGGCAATTTCGTATAAAGACTAAATCTAAAAGCTGA
- the lepB gene encoding signal peptidase I has protein sequence MNRAVREFFGLLWALVIAIIIQTFLFQPFYVPSASMYPTLEVGDFFVASKFSYGYSVYSLPWYHPKVFSGRIWEGQPTVGQVLAFNGEPTSTDDYIKRCVGVPGDRVQMIQGLLHINGVSAKVERIDDYLYVDPRKPGEVKVFPQYIETLPNGVAHRIVKEKPFGEAQFDNTQEFVVPAGHYFMVGDNRDNSWDSRAMSPIGFVPAEKLIGPAQFLWFSTEAKWYEPQKWLTSMRFNRFFTWIR, from the coding sequence ATGAACAGAGCAGTAAGAGAATTTTTTGGCCTTCTTTGGGCCTTAGTGATTGCGATCATTATTCAGACGTTTTTATTTCAGCCCTTTTATGTACCTAGCGCATCTATGTATCCTACTCTAGAAGTGGGAGACTTCTTTGTAGCTTCTAAGTTTAGCTATGGATATAGCGTTTATTCTTTGCCATGGTATCACCCAAAAGTCTTTTCAGGGCGTATCTGGGAAGGTCAACCCACCGTGGGTCAAGTGCTCGCTTTCAATGGTGAACCTACTTCAACAGATGACTATATCAAGCGGTGCGTCGGGGTCCCTGGTGATCGTGTTCAAATGATTCAAGGCCTGCTTCATATCAATGGTGTTTCTGCAAAAGTAGAGCGTATTGATGATTACTTGTATGTTGACCCGCGAAAGCCTGGAGAAGTCAAAGTGTTTCCTCAGTATATTGAAACTTTGCCTAATGGGGTAGCCCACCGAATTGTAAAGGAAAAGCCTTTTGGGGAAGCTCAATTTGATAACACCCAGGAGTTTGTTGTCCCAGCTGGACATTACTTTATGGTCGGAGATAATCGAGATAATTCATGGGATAGTCGCGCCATGAGTCCTATTGGGTTTGTTCCAGCTGAAAAGCTCATTGGTCCAGCTCAGTTCCTTTGGTTCTCTACGGAAGCAAAGTGGTATGAGCCGCAAAAGTGGTTGACGAGCATGCGCTTTAATCGCTTCTTCACCTGGATTCGGTGA
- the kdpA gene encoding potassium-transporting ATPase subunit KdpA, whose protein sequence is MTLLQIPLVLGMVWALSRPLSTYMTRVALRQPTALDAIFSPVAKQFYKGIGINPTTEQRWQTYALAAINLNLMGMLFLIILQMTQGVFSSIGGVGFVQALNTAISFVTNTNWQSYTPETSLSNYVQTIGLNVQMFLSAGTGMAVALAVTRAFTLYKSPEKGNGIKANGMKTIGNFWVDCTRMTLWVLLPLSFILSLIFIGLGFSQTFLEAIASQEAIKLLGTNGGGFFNANSAHPLENPSAFCNLVEVGAMLLIAFSFPKTFGQMVDDPRQGSALFKAMIIMFLAALGLALLAQWQTLQALGPTLEGMETRFGWVGTILFNVTSTTTGTGAVTAALSSLPPLTGMELLANILSGAVIFGGVGCGLYLMIIYAILTVFLAGLMVGRTPEYLGKKIESFEMKMVVLAIMIPAFAVLAFTAIAAVYAPQAALNPGPHGLTELLYAFSSTSYNNGSSFAGLKADMTFYQLTTALAMAVGRYAPLIAVLALAGNLIQKPKIPTTSATFPTTGGLFVGLLISVVLLSSLLIFFPVLSLGPIAEQVSPWHIPPL, encoded by the coding sequence ATTACTTTACTTCAAATTCCCCTGGTCTTAGGGATGGTGTGGGCTTTAAGCCGCCCTTTAAGCACCTACATGACGCGCGTCGCCTTAAGACAACCCACGGCCTTAGATGCCATATTCTCTCCCGTCGCCAAACAGTTCTATAAGGGCATTGGCATTAACCCAACAACGGAACAGCGCTGGCAAACATATGCGCTTGCCGCCATCAACTTGAACTTGATGGGTATGCTTTTCCTAATCATCCTTCAAATGACTCAAGGCGTTTTTTCATCAATAGGAGGCGTGGGATTTGTTCAAGCTTTGAATACAGCCATCAGCTTTGTGACAAATACGAACTGGCAAAGCTACACGCCTGAGACAAGTTTAAGTAATTATGTTCAAACCATTGGCCTCAATGTCCAAATGTTCCTGAGTGCAGGAACGGGGATGGCTGTTGCGCTGGCAGTAACGCGCGCCTTTACCCTTTATAAGTCTCCCGAAAAGGGGAATGGGATCAAAGCAAATGGCATGAAGACCATTGGAAACTTTTGGGTGGACTGCACCCGAATGACATTGTGGGTTTTGCTGCCCCTCTCCTTCATTCTTTCGCTCATTTTTATTGGTCTTGGCTTTTCCCAAACCTTCCTTGAGGCCATCGCAAGTCAAGAAGCCATTAAGCTTTTGGGAACAAATGGGGGAGGATTCTTTAATGCAAACTCCGCTCACCCCTTAGAAAATCCATCGGCGTTTTGTAACCTCGTTGAAGTAGGGGCCATGTTGCTGATCGCCTTTAGTTTTCCAAAGACTTTTGGTCAAATGGTTGATGACCCTCGTCAAGGATCTGCTCTGTTCAAAGCCATGATCATTATGTTCTTGGCAGCCCTTGGGTTGGCTTTGCTTGCGCAATGGCAGACCCTTCAAGCTTTAGGCCCAACTCTTGAGGGCATGGAGACTCGCTTTGGCTGGGTCGGGACGATTCTGTTCAATGTAACGTCAACGACAACAGGGACAGGGGCTGTAACTGCCGCCCTCTCCAGCCTACCTCCGCTTACGGGTATGGAGCTTCTTGCCAACATTTTATCGGGAGCGGTAATCTTTGGCGGTGTTGGGTGTGGGCTCTACTTGATGATTATTTATGCCATTCTCACTGTATTTTTAGCGGGTTTAATGGTGGGGCGCACCCCTGAATATTTAGGCAAAAAAATCGAATCCTTTGAAATGAAAATGGTTGTCCTTGCCATCATGATCCCCGCCTTTGCTGTTTTGGCTTTCACTGCAATCGCCGCTGTTTATGCACCTCAAGCCGCGCTAAATCCTGGCCCCCATGGGCTGACAGAATTATTGTATGCTTTCTCCTCAACTTCCTACAACAATGGCAGTAGTTTTGCTGGTCTTAAGGCTGATATGACCTTCTATCAACTTACAACAGCCCTTGCCATGGCGGTGGGAAGATATGCGCCCCTCATTGCTGTTTTGGCTCTTGCCGGAAACCTTATTCAAAAACCCAAGATACCCACCACATCCGCAACCTTTCCAACAACGGGGGGTCTTTTCGTTGGTTTACTCATTTCGGTTGTTCTCCTTTCGAGCCTTCTCATATTTTTCCCCGTCTTATCTCTTGGTCCCATAGCTGAACAGGTATCCCCATGGCACATCCCACCCCTATGA
- the rnd gene encoding ribonuclease D: protein MNTINTNKQLQEFCHPLLSSETPLSIGVDTEFIRERTYWPKLCLIQITSSFIGPEAAVLIDPLANIDLKPFQALLSAPHITKVIHSARQDIEIFWHEWQTLPKPFFDTQVASMVCGLGEGIGYGGLVKLLFDCDLEKESQYTDWTRRPLTEKQLIYAQADVTHLLPAFKLLSQKLTELNRWEWMKDDLSILLNPQTYAVDPQQAWLRIHTHRQKPQNLAVLQDICAWREINAIQLNVNRGRLLRDECILKIGLMLPKTVDELKEIADSKSLSSDLAQELFALYQASISKPKDLWPEAPKKHVLSTITRQRLDTLREKLNEVTQTLNVPARLIAPKHDLIALAEGHLEGNRIMTGWRHDVFGHLVEQILLDTK from the coding sequence CAACTACAAGAGTTCTGTCACCCTCTTTTATCCTCTGAAACGCCTTTATCTATTGGCGTTGATACAGAATTTATAAGAGAGCGCACTTACTGGCCAAAGCTTTGCCTCATTCAAATCACAAGTTCATTTATAGGCCCAGAAGCGGCAGTCCTCATTGATCCATTAGCTAATATTGACTTGAAACCTTTTCAAGCTCTCTTAAGCGCTCCTCATATTACAAAAGTAATTCACTCAGCGCGTCAAGATATAGAAATATTTTGGCATGAGTGGCAGACATTGCCAAAACCTTTTTTTGATACACAAGTCGCCTCCATGGTCTGCGGGCTTGGAGAGGGCATAGGATATGGCGGCCTCGTCAAATTGCTCTTTGATTGTGATCTTGAAAAGGAATCGCAATACACCGATTGGACGCGCCGTCCTTTGACCGAAAAGCAGCTCATCTATGCTCAAGCAGATGTGACTCACCTTCTTCCCGCCTTCAAGCTCTTATCCCAAAAACTGACCGAGCTGAATCGATGGGAGTGGATGAAAGATGATTTATCGATCCTTCTTAACCCCCAAACCTATGCGGTCGACCCTCAACAGGCATGGCTGCGTATCCATACCCATCGTCAAAAGCCTCAAAACCTCGCCGTCCTCCAAGACATATGTGCCTGGAGAGAAATAAATGCCATTCAGTTAAATGTGAACCGGGGACGTCTCTTACGCGATGAGTGCATTTTGAAAATTGGCTTGATGTTGCCAAAAACAGTCGATGAACTTAAAGAGATTGCTGATTCAAAATCCTTATCCTCAGATTTAGCCCAAGAACTATTTGCCCTTTATCAAGCATCCATATCAAAACCAAAGGACCTTTGGCCAGAAGCGCCAAAAAAGCATGTGTTATCCACTATCACTCGACAACGTCTTGATACTTTACGAGAAAAGCTGAATGAGGTTACCCAAACGCTCAACGTCCCTGCTCGCCTGATTGCTCCCAAACACGACCTGATCGCTTTGGCTGAAGGTCATCTCGAGGGTAACCGGATTATGACCGGCTGGCGCCACGATGTTTTTGGACATTTGGTGGAACAGATTTTGCTCGATACTAAATAA
- the rlmB gene encoding 23S rRNA (guanosine(2251)-2'-O)-methyltransferase RlmB translates to MRPQKSPSHIWLYGIHVCRMVLENQKRQIISIQVINEDILGKVLTSEAARRDTRSKVKQVDRRQLETLLPAGAVHQGIAVQVTPLPAMMIDELENDPSPNQCVVVLDQVSDPHNVGAILRSAAVFGAKALILTDRNAPTESGVLAKSGSGALEIVPIIRVTNLAHALKDLKDIGFWCVGFAETGDKTLDQIDLKGKIALVMGAEGDGMRRLTKDLCDFTVSLPTASSFSALNVSNAAAIALYETFRIQKEA, encoded by the coding sequence ATGAGACCGCAGAAATCACCCTCGCATATTTGGCTTTATGGCATACACGTCTGCCGTATGGTTCTTGAAAACCAGAAGCGACAAATCATTTCTATCCAGGTGATCAACGAAGATATTCTTGGGAAAGTTCTAACCAGTGAAGCCGCTCGCAGGGATACTCGTTCTAAGGTTAAACAGGTTGATCGTAGGCAATTGGAGACTTTATTGCCTGCGGGAGCCGTACACCAGGGTATCGCTGTTCAAGTAACTCCTTTACCTGCAATGATGATTGATGAATTGGAGAACGATCCTTCTCCCAATCAGTGTGTTGTTGTGCTAGATCAAGTGAGTGATCCTCACAACGTTGGGGCAATTTTGCGATCTGCTGCAGTGTTTGGCGCAAAAGCTTTGATCTTGACGGATCGCAATGCTCCGACGGAGTCTGGCGTTTTGGCAAAGTCTGGCTCAGGGGCTTTAGAAATCGTTCCCATAATTCGGGTCACAAACTTGGCCCATGCCTTGAAAGATTTGAAGGATATTGGCTTTTGGTGTGTCGGATTTGCTGAAACAGGAGATAAGACACTGGATCAGATCGACCTGAAAGGTAAGATCGCCCTGGTTATGGGGGCAGAAGGCGATGGCATGCGCCGTCTGACGAAGGATTTGTGTGATTTTACGGTGAGCCTACCTACGGCTTCCTCCTTTAGCGCTTTAAACGTCTCAAATGCGGCCGCAATTGCTCTTTACGAAACATTTCGGATTCAAAAAGAAGCCTAG
- the kdpB gene encoding potassium-transporting ATPase subunit KdpB: protein MKHSLKAVSLWTPAFLARTVALSFQKLAPWQLWRNPIIFIVEIAALYTTFACFVQPNDASVNFTVQISIWLWITALFATFSEAIAEGRGKAQTENLKATRAQIMAKRWTGKTYETIASSQLIFGDIVLVEANDIIPSDGDVIEGIASVDESAITGESAPVIRESGGDRSAVTGGTKVLSDWIRIKITAAQGQTALDKMIAMVEGSVRQKTPNEIALTILLLAMTLIFLVVVVSIYPLALFSKKDPVDIVILVALLISLIPTTIGGLLSAIGIAGMNRLLKLNVLANSGRAVEAAGDVDVMMFDKTGTVTIGNRCAVEFIPMPGIDMTNLVDAVGLASLADETPEGRSIVQLAKERYSWTPPASMQEYESIIFTAHTRMSGIRHKTSEIRKGATDAVLHYMGEVMGEPLSPPEEFTKEVHKISASGGTPFAIMSAEGSKATLLGLIHLKDVIKPGLKMRFALLKRIGIRTVMITGDNPVTARAIAAEAGIDDVIAQATPEAKLNYIRQVQREGHLIAMCGDGSNDAPALSQADVAIAMNTGTQAAKEAGNMIDLDSDPTKIINVVAVGKQMLITRGSLTTFSIANDVAKYFAIIPALFVSMYPGLEILNIMNLCTPKSAILSAVIFNALILVGLLPLALRGVKFRPASAADILRSNLLIYGIGGIIAPFIGIKIIDMVICFLKVI from the coding sequence ATGAAGCATTCCCTCAAGGCTGTATCCTTATGGACTCCAGCTTTTTTGGCCCGCACGGTGGCTCTTTCTTTTCAGAAGTTGGCGCCCTGGCAATTGTGGCGCAACCCCATTATCTTTATCGTTGAAATCGCTGCTCTCTATACGACTTTCGCCTGCTTTGTCCAACCAAATGACGCCTCCGTCAATTTCACAGTTCAAATTTCGATATGGTTGTGGATAACAGCTTTGTTTGCAACATTCTCAGAAGCCATTGCAGAAGGCCGCGGAAAAGCCCAAACGGAAAACCTCAAAGCCACTCGCGCCCAAATTATGGCCAAACGCTGGACCGGAAAGACATATGAGACAATAGCATCAAGTCAACTGATCTTTGGAGATATCGTACTTGTCGAAGCCAATGATATTATCCCTAGTGATGGAGATGTCATCGAAGGAATCGCTTCCGTAGATGAGTCGGCGATTACCGGTGAATCTGCACCAGTGATTCGAGAAAGTGGGGGAGATCGAAGTGCCGTAACCGGAGGCACAAAGGTTTTATCCGATTGGATTCGTATTAAGATCACTGCTGCGCAAGGACAAACGGCTCTTGATAAAATGATTGCCATGGTTGAAGGGAGTGTTCGTCAAAAAACACCCAATGAGATTGCTTTAACAATTCTTCTCCTGGCTATGACACTCATTTTCCTCGTCGTTGTTGTCAGCATATATCCTCTTGCTCTCTTTTCAAAAAAGGACCCCGTTGATATTGTTATTCTCGTTGCTCTCCTAATCTCTCTTATTCCAACCACCATTGGGGGGCTTTTATCTGCAATTGGAATTGCTGGAATGAATCGGTTGCTGAAATTAAATGTATTAGCCAACTCTGGTCGTGCGGTTGAAGCTGCTGGTGATGTTGATGTCATGATGTTTGATAAGACAGGGACTGTAACAATTGGCAATCGTTGCGCCGTCGAGTTCATTCCCATGCCAGGAATTGACATGACAAATCTTGTAGATGCCGTCGGCCTTGCTTCTTTAGCTGACGAAACACCAGAAGGGCGCTCCATTGTTCAACTGGCCAAAGAACGCTATTCATGGACACCGCCTGCTTCCATGCAAGAATATGAATCAATCATTTTTACAGCGCATACACGGATGAGTGGTATCCGCCATAAAACATCCGAGATTCGCAAAGGCGCAACAGACGCCGTTCTCCATTACATGGGTGAGGTGATGGGGGAGCCACTATCCCCGCCTGAGGAGTTTACCAAAGAAGTTCACAAGATCTCAGCATCAGGAGGAACCCCTTTTGCTATTATGTCTGCTGAAGGATCAAAAGCCACCCTTCTTGGCTTGATTCACCTTAAAGATGTCATCAAACCAGGATTAAAAATGCGTTTTGCTCTCCTTAAGCGTATTGGTATTCGCACGGTCATGATCACTGGGGACAACCCTGTTACAGCCCGCGCCATAGCAGCAGAGGCCGGCATTGATGATGTTATTGCACAAGCCACCCCTGAAGCGAAATTAAACTATATCCGCCAAGTTCAAAGAGAGGGTCATTTAATCGCCATGTGCGGAGATGGCAGCAATGATGCTCCCGCCTTGTCACAAGCCGATGTGGCCATAGCCATGAACACAGGCACGCAAGCCGCAAAAGAAGCTGGCAACATGATTGATCTTGACTCAGATCCCACAAAGATTATCAATGTGGTTGCTGTTGGCAAGCAAATGCTCATTACGCGAGGCTCCTTGACAACCTTTAGCATCGCCAATGATGTAGCTAAATACTTTGCCATCATCCCTGCTCTTTTTGTCAGCATGTATCCTGGATTAGAGATCTTGAACATCATGAACTTATGCACCCCAAAATCTGCCATCCTATCCGCTGTCATATTTAATGCCCTCATTCTGGTTGGACTATTGCCTTTAGCGTTACGAGGCGTCAAATTCCGCCCGGCGAGTGCGGCAGACATTTTGCGCTCTAACTTGTTGATCTATGGGATTGGGGGGATTATAGCCCCCTTTATCGGCATCAAAATCATTGATATGGTGATTTGCTTTTTGAAGGTGATATAA
- the acpS gene encoding holo-ACP synthase — protein MIIGIGNDLVDCRRIEKTMKRYGPRFLNRVFTPQEQVRMSQRASQSEGYAKLFAMKEALLKALGTGLTKGITWQDIEIFREFQSAPSAELSGAAREHLKRLTPEGYTAHIHVTVSDEWPYAQAFAIMSITHH, from the coding sequence ATGATCATTGGTATTGGTAATGATTTGGTCGACTGTCGACGCATTGAAAAGACGATGAAGCGCTATGGGCCACGGTTTCTCAACCGTGTATTTACGCCCCAAGAACAGGTGCGCATGAGTCAAAGAGCCAGTCAAAGTGAAGGCTATGCTAAATTATTTGCCATGAAAGAAGCCCTTCTCAAAGCCTTAGGAACGGGTCTTACGAAAGGCATTACATGGCAAGATATTGAGATATTCAGAGAATTTCAAAGTGCGCCGAGCGCGGAATTATCAGGAGCAGCGCGAGAGCACTTGAAACGACTAACACCTGAGGGCTATACAGCCCATATTCATGTAACCGTATCAGATGAGTGGCCATATGCTCAAGCTTTTGCTATCATGAGTATAACACATCATTAA